Sequence from the Candidatus Binatia bacterium genome:
TTCGGGTGGCGGAAACGCCAGAGTCTTTCCCAGGCGGTAGACCGTCATTGGTTCATTCCCGTGGAAAACGGCGTCGCCGCGGTCTCCCCGGGCTCATCCTGTGCGGGTGCGCCCTTGGCGGCACCACGGCGACAGGGATTTGTAGCGGAGACTCTTAGCTCGTAAGTACGGCGCCGCAACCGCTTTCCGGGCGACTGCCCGTGCGCCGCAGCGCGTCGGCCAAAGCCGGCCAACGCAGGCCAATGCCGGCCGATGCGGGCCGATTCAGGAAGGAAGGCAGCAGGTCCAGCCCTTCGGTCCCCCTGGAGAACAATGAGCGCGACCACTTCGGGCGATCCCCGCCACCACTACCACGACCTGCGCGTGCGCCGCATCATCCGCGAGACCTCCGATGCGACCTCGATCGTGTTCGAGATCCCGGAGGCGCTGCGCACGATTTTCGAGTACCAGTCGGGACAATATCTGACGCTGCAGGTCCCGTTCGCGGGGAAGCACCTGTACCGCTGCTACTCGCTGGCAAGCTCGCCGGCCGTCGAAAACGAGCACAAGGTCACCGTCAAGCGCGTCGCCGACGGGCGCATCTCGAACTGGATCAACGAGAACCTGAAAGAGGGCGACACCGTCAAGGTACTGCCGCCGACGGGGCATTTCGTGCTCGGCGACACGGAGGCCGACCTGCTGCTGTTCGCCGGCGGCAGCGGCATCACCCCGGTGATCTCGATCCTGAAGACCGCGCTGGCCGGCTCGGCGCGACGCGTTCGCCTCGTCTACGCCAACCGTGACGAGGCATCGGTGATCTTTCGCGCCGAGATCGACGAGCTGGCTGGCCGCTATCCGGGGCGACTCCAGGTCGTGCACCGTCTCGACGTGCGCGAGGGGTTCATCGACGAGCCTGCCGTGCGCCGCCACTTCGAAGGGGCCGGCGTCAGCCACGTGTACATCTGCGGCCCGGGGCCGTTCATGGACACGGTCGAGAAGACGCTGCTCGCGGCAGGCGTGCCTGCTGGGGACATCCACATCGAGCGCTTCACTTCGCTGGCCAGCGAAGACGAGGTCGCCGGTGCCGGCGCCGGCCTGCGCCGGATCGAGCTCAGCCTGGACGGCGCACGCCAGACGATCGAGCTGCGCGAAGGCGAAACCATCCTGCACGCCGCCAAGCGTTGCGGCCTGGAGCCGCCGTCCTCGTGCGAGAGCGGATTCTGCGGGTGCTGCATGGCCAAGCTGCTGCGCGGCAAGGTCCACATGCTGCACAACGACTTCCTGAGTCAGGCCGAGCTCGACGAGGGCTGGGTGCTGACCTGCCAGTCCGTGCCCGACACCGACGACGTCAGCGTCGAATATCCGGATTGAACGCGCTGCGGGCTTGCCTCTGCCTGCGTCGCACTCCATAGGTCGCCGCCATGCGCAGAGCCTCCGCGCTCGTCCTTCTCGCCTACCTTTCGGCTTTCGTGCTGGCGCTGATTGCCGGCCGCGCAGTTGCCGGCTTCCATCCGGTAACGGTCGCGCTGGTGGCCGACTCTGCGGCGACCGTCGCCGTGTTCGCGTTCAGCGTGGCTTTCGACAACTCGAGCTTCTACGACCCGTACTGGAGCGTCGCCCCGCTGCCGATCGCATGGTACTGGACGACCGTCCCCCAGGCCGCCGGTGCGAACCCCGTGCGCCAGGCGCTCGTGCTGATCGCGCTGGGACTGTGGGGAGCGCGTCTTACGTGGAACTGGTACCGCCAGTGGCACGGCCTCGGCCACGAAGACTGGCGCTACGTCGACATCCGGGGCAAGGCCGGCAAAGCGTGGCCGCTGGCCAGTCTCGGCGGCGTGCACTTCTTCCCGACCCTGATCGTGTTCGCGGGCCTGCTGCCGGTGTGGTCGGCAACCACTTCGTCGGCACCGATCGGCGTCCTCGACCTGGCGGCCTTCACCGTCACGACCGGCGCGACGCTCATCGAAGCGGTGGCCGACCAGCAGCTTCGCTCGTGGCTCGACCGGCGCACGAGCCACGAAGAGATCATGGCGACCGGCCTGTGGAAGTACTCGCGGCATCCGAACTACTTCGGAGAAGTGTCGCTGTGGTGGGGCCTGGCCCTGTTCGGACTGGCCAGCGATCCTCACTTCTGGTCCGTCACCGGCGCGGTGGCGATGACGACGATGTTCGTGTTCGTCAGCATCCCGCTGCTCGACCGGCGCAGCGAGGAGCGCAGGCCGGGCTATCGCGAGCACATGAAGAAGGTTTCGGGGCTGGTTCCGCTGCCGCCGCGGGGCGCGTAAGTGCAGCACATCGAAGTAAAAAGGCATTTCCGCGCACCCGTCGCCGACGTCTGGGACCGCTACACCGACCACGCCGACTGGAAGAACTGGGCCGGCTTCAGCGACTCCTGGCTCGAGAAGGAAGGACGGCCCGACCGCAACGGCGTCGGCTGCATCCGCGTGCTGTCCTCGAACGGCGTCAAGGTCTACGAGCAGGTCGTCGAATGGGAGCCCGGACGGCGCTTCGCCTACCGCATCATCCGCGGCGGACTGCCGCTGAAGGACCACTACGGCGAGACGATGTTCGCACCCGATGGGGACGGCACGATGATCACGTGGCGCGTCCGCTTCGATTCGAGGATCCCCGGACTCGGCTGGCTGATGCGCCTCATCGTCGAGCGCATCTTTCGCAATGGACTGGACGGGCTGGCGAAGAAATACTTTCCGGAGCGCTGAGGATTGCTGCGGCAAACGACCAGCAGGAAACGACGTTGCTGAGACTGTACGACTTTCACGACTCCGGAAACGGCTACAAGGTGCGGCTGCTGCTCGGGCAGCTCGGCATCGCGTACGACTACGTCGAGGTGGACATCCTGTCCGGCAAGTCGCGCACGCCCGAATTCCTCGCCAGGAACATCAACGGGCGCATTCCGGTGCTCGAGCTGGAGGACGGACGCCACCTGTCCGAGTCGAATGCGATCCTGTTCTACCTCGCCGACGCAACGCCGTTTCTTCCCGAGGAGCGCTGGGAGCGCTCCCAGGTGTTCCAGTGGCTCTTCTTCGAGCAGTACAGCCACGAGCCCAACATCGCCACGTCGCGGTTCTGGCTGAGGCACACCGAGTTCGATTCGCACCGGCGCCGTCGCTACGCCGAAAAGATCAAGGACGGGATCGCGGCGCTCAAGGTGATGGAGCAGCACCTTTCGAAGAACGACTATTTCGTCGCGGGCCGCTACACGATCGCCGACATCGCGCTGTACGCGTACACCCACGTCGCCGATGAGGGCGGCTTCGACCTGAGCCCTTTTCCCGCGATCCGCGCGTGGCTCGAGAGAGTGCGGTCCCAGCCCGGCCACAAGCCGATCACGGCGCTGTAACCCCCGCTTCCTTCGGCATTCCGCCTCGGCCAGACTCCATTCCGGGGTAGCGCAACGGATGGCCGATCCGGAGCCTCGAGGAGAACAAGGTGTCCGACCAGGAACTTCGCCGCACGCTGATGGAGCTTCGACGCGAGCTCGCCAAAGTCGGCGACGTCGATGCCGATATGGAGGAGATGCTCTCCGGTATTCGCGCGGACATCGACGTCGTCATGGACCGGGCAGCGGCACACACGCTGGCCGAGCGCCTGACCGAGCGCCTGAGTGACGCCGTCGAGCGCTTCGAAGCCACCCACCCTCGCCTCGCGACCGCGATGGGCGCCGTCATCGACCAGCTCGCCAACATCGGCGTCTGACCTCTATGCGGATATGTAATGGGGTCAGGCACTATACGTATAGTGCCTGACCCCATTACATATCCGCATTACGCCCGACAGGAGCCCGACCATGGCCAAGTTCCCAACCGAGATCGAGGAATCCGTGACGGTCGCCGCGCCGCTCGAGCGCGTCTACGCGTACCTGTGGGACGTCGTCGGCTCGTCGCGCTGCATCCCCGGCCTCGACCGCTGCGAAAACATCGGGCCCGACACGTACCGATTCATCTACAAGGAGCGTTCCACCGGCCCGGTCAGCATGACGGTGCGCTACACGGCGCGCTATCGCGGCAACGGCACCGACGACATCAGCTTCGAGGGAATCTCGGCCAGCCAGGACAACACCGACGTGCGCGGCCAGCTTCGCCTGAGCGGCCAGGGCGACCAGACGCGCATCCTTCTCAAGCAGCGCTTCGCGCCCGACACGCCGGTGCCGTGGCTGCTGCAGTCGCTGATCCGCTCCTTCGTCGAAGCCGAGGCCGCCGGCGCGGCGCGCGATTACCTCGCCAACCTGAGAAGGGCTCTGGGCGCCGCCGGCCGCACGGCCGATGCGTGACGCGGCTCGATGAAAGCCTTCGTCACGGGAGCGACCGGGCTTCTCGGCAATAACCTCGTCCGCGCGCTCGAAGCCGGTGGGCACGAAGTTCGCGCCCTGGCTCGAAATGCCGCCAAGGCCGAGCGCGTGCTCCACGGAACGGCGGCGCGCGTGATCGTCGGCGACATGAAAAACGTCGCCGGTTTCGCGCCCGGGCTGGCCGGCTGCGACGCCGTCTTCCACACGGCCGCGTACTTTCGCGAAGCGTTCGAGCCCGGCTCCGATCAGGGCGAGCTCGACCGCATCAACATCGGCGCGACGATGGAGCTGCTCGATGCCGCCGACTCCGCGTCGGTGCCGTGCTTCGTGCACGTGAGCAGCGGCGGGACTATCGGCCGCAAGAGCGACGGCAGCGCCGGCGACGAGGACACGCCTCCGCTGCCGGTCCAGCGCGACAATCCGTATTTCCGAAGCAAGCTGAAAGGCGACGCAGCGATCGCTGCGTGGCGAAGCACGAGCGCCATCCGCATCGTCGAGATTCTCCCCGGCTGGATCTGGGGACCGTGGGACGCGGCTCCGACCGGCGCCGGCAAGCTCATCGCCGAATTCCTCGACCGCAAGATCCCGGCGAACATCGGCGGCGGAACTTCGATCGTCGATGCGCGCGACGTCGCGCTCGCGATGATCGCGGCGGCCTCCCGCGCGCTGGAATCCCGCAACGGCGTCGCGGCGGCGCCCGGCCAGGCGCCGCACCTCGACAAATACATCGTCGGTGGCCGCTTCCTGCCGATGCGCGACATCATGAAGCAGCTCGAGGCCGCGACCGGCGTGGCCGGGCCCCGCTACGAGATCCCGCACTACGTGCTGCTCGCATACGCGTACGGCTGCGAAGCCTGGGGACGGCTTACCGGCGGCGCACCGCTGGTGACGCCGACGGCAGTGCGCACGATGCACGCCAACATCAAGCTCGATTCGTCGAAAGCCGAGCGCGAGCTCGGGGTCCGCTTCCGCGATACGGCCGAAACGTGCCGCGACAGCGTCCACTGGCAGCGCGAGAATGCCGGGAGCGGAAACCGCCGGACGCAGCGTCCGGTTTGAATTTCCGCACCGCCCGCCCCAAAAGCCCGCGATCATGCCGTACGCCGCACCGAAAGGGATCGCCGATTTCCTTCGCCACCACTACCGGCACTTCAACTCTGCCGCGCTCGTGGACGCATCGCGCGCCTACGTCGATTTCGTCGATGCCGGCAACCACATGCTGCTGACGATGGCCGGTGCGATGAGCACGGCCGAGCTCGGCATCTCGGTGGCCGAGATGATCCGCCGCGGCAAGGTCCACGCGATCACCTGCACCGGCGCCAACCTCGAGGAAGACCTGTTCAACCTCGTCGCCCACGACCATTACGTGCGCGTGCCGCACTACCGCGAGCTCGCGCCGCACGAAGAAGTCGAGCTGCTCGAGCGCCACCTCAACCGCGTCACCGACACCTGCATCCCCGAAGAAGAAGCGATCCGCCGCCTCGAAGGCGCCGTGCTGGACGAGTGGATGGCCGCCGACAAGCGCGGCGAGCGGCTTTTCCCCCACGAATTCTTCTATCGCCTGATCGACACGGGCGTTCTCGAGAAGCACTTCCAGATCGATCCTTCCGACAGCTGGCTGGTCGCGGCCTGCCAGAAGAAGCTGCCGATCTTCGTCCCGGGCTGGGAAGACTCGACGCTCGGCAACATCTTCGCGTCCCACTGCATCCGCGGGACCGTCAAAAACGTGCACACCGTGCGCAGCGGCATCGAGTACATGATGTCGCTGTCCGAGTGGTACCAGAAGACGACCACGGACAAGTCGATCGGCTTCTTCCAGATCGGCGGCGGCATCGCCGGCGACTTCCCGATCTGCGTCGTGCCGATGATGCGCCAGGACCTCCAGCTCGAGCACATCAAGCTGTGGGGGTACTTCTGCCAGATCAGCGACTCGACCACGAGCTACGGTTCCTATTCGGGCGCCGTTCCCAACGAGAAGATCACCTGGGAAAAGCTCGGCGTCGACACGCCGCGTTTCGTCATCGAGTCGGACGCGACCATCGTCGCGCCGCTCGTGTTCGCGTACGTGCTCGAAAGCTCGCGCGCCTGAAGGTCCGGCGGATCGGCCTTCGCGGCCGCTCTGGCCACAGTAAGCGGGAAGCGCTATTTCCCGGGGGTTGACGGCGTCCCGCCGCCGCCGGGCCGGAAAACCGGAACAACGGGAACCGAGGAGAACATTTCGATGGCCGATACCAGCATCAAGACCGGCAGCGAGGAAGAAAGCAGGCGCGTCGCCGAAGAGTCGCGCGAACAGGAGTGGGCGGGCCGCGCCTTCATTCGCGAGCTTTACCTCGGCCAGTTCCCGCTCGACATCGTGCACCCGTTCCCCACCGCGGGCGTGAGAAACGCCGAGTACGCCGACTGGCACGCCAGGCTCGAGACTTTCCTGCGCGACGAAGTCGATGCGGCCGAGATCGATCGCACCGGCGAATACCCCGACCACGTGGTCGACGGCCTGCGCAAGCTCGGGGCCTTCGGCATCAAGATCCCGAAGAAGTACGGCGGCCTCGGCTTCTCGATCAGCGAGTACTGCGATGCGATGGCGCTGCTCGGCAGCTACGACAGCAACCTGGTCGCACTCCTGTCGGCACACCAGTCGATCGGCGTGCCGCAGCCGCTCAAGGACTTCGGCACCGAGGAGCAGAAGCAGAAATACCTCACCCGCTGCGCCAAGGGCGCCATCTCGGCGTTCGCGCTGACCGAGCCCAACGTCGGCTCGGATCCGTCCGCGCTGGCGACCACCTGCGAGAAGGACGGCGACTTCTGGGTGATCAACGGCGAGAAGCTCTGGTGCACCAACGGCACCATCGCCGAGTTGCTGGTCGTGATGGCGCGCGATCCCAAGACCAAGAAGATCAGCGCCTTCATCGTCGAGGCCGACACGCCCGGCGTCAAGGTCGCGCACCGCTGCCGGTTCATGGGGCTCAAGGCGCTGGCCAACGGCATCATCTCGTTCCAGGACGTGCGCGTGCCGAAGGAAAACCTGATCGGAGGCGAGGGCCAGGGCCTGAAGATCGCGCTGACCACGCTCAATACCGGGCGTCTTTCGCTCCCGGCCGCGTGCGTGGGTTCGGCCAAGCGCTGCCTCGAGATCGTCAAGGGCTGGTCCGCGGCGCGCTCTCAGTGGGGACTTCCGATCTGGAAGCACGAGGCGATCTCCAACATGATCGCCGAGATCGCCGCCGACACGTTCGCGATGGAATCGATCGCGAAAATCACCGCGAACATGGCCGAGCGCGGCGGCTACGACATCCGCCTGGAAGCCGCTGCTGCCAAGGAATGGAACAGCGTCACCAACTGGAAGATCCTCGACACGACGCTGCAGATCCGCGGCGGTCGCGGCTACGAGAACGAGACGTCGCTGCGCGAGCGCGGCGAGACCGGGCTCGGCGTCGAGCGCATGATGCGCGACAACCGCATCAACCTGATCTTCGAAGGATCGAGCGAGGTCATGCACCTGTTCATGGCCCGCGAGGCCGTCGACAAGCACCTTCAGGTAGCGGGCGCGATGATCGACCCGAAGGCCACGATGTCCACCAAGTTGGCGGCGATCCCGGGAATGGCCGCGTTTTACGCCGCCTGGTACCCGCCGCTGTGGCTCAAGGGGCTGCAAACGCCGTTCCTGTTCGGCGACTGGGGCTCGCTTGCCGGACACATGCGCTTCGTCGAACGCAGCGCCCGCAAGCTGGCGCGCTCGAGCTTTCACGCGATGGCGCTGTACCAGGCCAAGATGGAAAGGAAGCAGGCCTTCCTGTTCCGCACGGTCGACGTCGTCATGGAGCTGTTCGCGATGTCGGTCGTGTGCGCCAGGGCCAGGCAGATGAAGGAGTCCGGCGATGCCAACGCCGCCGAGGCGCTGCGCCTGGCCGACCTCTTCTGCGGAATGTCGCGGCGCCGCGTGTCGGGCTCGTTCCGCACGCTGTGGCGCAACGACGATGCCGCTTCGGGCGCAGTGACGGCCCAGGTCATCTCGGGCGGCTACAACTGGCTCGCAAAGGACGGCGTGGTGGACCTTCACCTGCCGGACGATGCGTTCGAGCCGAAGTTCTTCAAGCAGCCGGCGTAAGCGGCTGCGCTCTTTCCGCAGCCTGCTGCAAGCCGGCGCGCATCAGCTTGCGGGCCCGCGTCGGCTCTCGGGCGCGCGTCGGCTCTCGGGCGCGCGTCAGTTCTCGGGCCCGCGTCGGCTCTCGGGCGCGCGTAGCTCTCGGGCGCGCGTCAGCTCTCGGGCGATGCCGCCTCGCAGTGCGGAATGCCGAAGTAGAGGGAAGCCGCACCTGCGCACACCGCCGAGACTGCGGCCGCGCCGCCTTCCGGCCTGGCGATGATGGGTGCTTTTCCAGGCATCGCCAGCACGCAGCCGTAGTCCCCGCTCTCGTTCGTCTGCAGCTTCTCGTCGACCGGCTTGCCGTCGACGACGAGAGTGATCGAGTCCGACTGCACCGACCTCAGCACAACGCCACGCGCTCCGAGACATTCGACCAGCTCGGAAGCGGCGGCGTTCATCTGGTCCACCAGCGCGGCGATCTTCTCGTCGGCGTTCGCCTGGGTCAGCGTAAACCCCGGCAGGAACAGCACGAGCGTGGGCCCGCGCACTTCGATGCCGGATGCCGCGGCGATCGAGAAGCCGCCGGCCGGCCGCGCCGCCGCCGCCGGCAGCGAGCGGGGGTGCGTCGAGCACGACGCCGCGGCAAGCGCAGCCAGGCTGGCCAGCGCGCAGATGCGCAGCAAGAGCATGGTGCGACTATGAGGCCCGCGCGTCAGCCTCTCAAGCGCGGGAGCAAATCCGCGTCACCGGCTGCTGCACCAACGGCGACGTTCAGGATGCGAAGGCACCACATATCCAGGAAACGACCGCCGACCCGAATGCGAATCTACGCGCCGGCGCACCTCTTCAGCTCGTCGATCGCCTCGACGAACGCCGTCGAGATCGAGCCGACCTCCTGCGCCAGCGACGGACACGTGACGACACCGATGTCGATGGCATCCTGGTAGCTGAACACCGTGACGTTGAGGGCGGCACCTTCGAGAATGGGCCCGAGCGGATAGACCGCGAGCACTCGCGCGCCGCCGGCGAAAAAAGGAAACGGCGGCCCGGGAACGTTCGAGATCACCAGGTTGTGCACCGGCGCATGGCGCTCTGCCATCTTCAGCGCCGAGTAAAGCTGCATCGCCTGCGCGAACAGCAGCGGCGGCAGCAGCTCCACCCATTCGCCCAGCAGGTTGGCGCCCATCGACGCCATGATTTTCTTGGCGGCTGCCGTGCTCGCGGCGATCTCGCGCACGACGCCGAGCGAATCCTCGATGTGCACCGGAAGCCCGATGAACATCGCCGACACGCGATTGAAGCTCGATGCTTCTTCTCCCGCGCGGCGCGCGGACACGGGCACCGAGGCCACCAGGGGCCGGTCGGGAAGTACGCCGGCCTCGTCGAGGCGGCGGCGCAGCGCAATCGTGCAGGCGGCGAGCACGACGTCGTTGACCGTCGCGCCGAAGGCCGTGCGCAGCAATTTGACGTCGGCCAGCGACGCGCGTGCGAACGACACGGCGCGGCGCGGCGTCAGCGCATGGCTGAACGGTGTCGCGGGCGCAGCCATCGGCAGCGTGATGTTTGCATCCGCCGACAACGAGACGATCGCTTCGGCCGCCGACACCAGGGTCTCGCGCACGACGGCGGCCGCGCGCGCCGGATCACCCACGCGAGCAGCGATCGACGCGGCGGCGAGCTGGAACAGCGACGGCGTCGCTTCGTCCTCGCCGTACCCTTCCGGATGAAGCTCCCGCGGCGGCGCCACCGGTTCCAGATCGTAGATCTCCCGCAGCATCTGCGCACCGGAGACGCCGTCGACGATGCAGTGGTGCACCTTGGCGAGGATCGCCATGCGCCCGCCTTCGAGTCCTTCGAGAAGACAGAACTGCCAGAGCGGTCGGTCGCGTCGCAGGGGCTCGCTTGCGTAGTGGCCGACGAATTCTTCGAACTGCTGCTGGCTGCCCGGCTCGGGCAGCGTGGCGCGGATGATGTGGCTGGCGAGCTCGACGCGTGCGTCGATCCACGCAGGATGGTCGAGGCCGAACGGGAATTGGACGAGACGGCGACGAAAGCCTGGAAGCGCGACCAGGCGCCGCACGAACTCGGCGCGCATCGCATCGAAATCGTAGCCGCCCGGAATCGTCGATGGATCGACGACGGTCACGCCGACCCCATGCATGTGCTGGGCCGGCGTTTCCATGTACAGGAAAGCGGCGTCCACGCCGGACAGTCGCTGCATCGCAGGCTCCTGCCGCGCGACTCCCCTCCGGCGGCGGCGCAACGCTACGCCCGGGGCGGGGCTTAGAGAAACGGGGCGGCTCTCGGCGGGAGGTGTTCCCATCCGGGGACCGAGCGTTGTATTGGAAGTGTGGATGGGGACAGGCACCAGGCGCTGCGGCGTCGGGGAAACATGCAGCGACGTCCCTGCGCCCGGTGCCAGTCCCCTGGCCTGTTCCCAAGTCAGTCGCCGCCAAGTCCGTCGCCGAAGGAGAACCCGCGATGCCGTACGCTGAAGGCCGCACGATTCACGACGCCGACTCCCACATCGTCGAAACTCCCGACTGGCTCGATCCTTTTCTTTCGCGCGAAGTGCGCGAGCGGATGCCGAAGCTCGGTCTTTCGGCCGTGCGACCCGGCGAGCACAAGCTGATCGAGGTCGCCAGGCGCAATCACGCAGATGCGGCCTACCGCGATCTTGACGAAGAGCAGATCATGCTGCGCAAGAACTGGAGCGCGACCGGCTCTTTCCTGAAGGAAGATCGACCGCGCGCGCTCGATCTTCTCGGCTTCGCGAGCCAGCTCGTCTTCAACACCTTCCTCAACAAGTACCTCGCGGCGCTCGAGCAGAGGGACGATCCTCGGCTCGCGTACGAAGTGGCCGCCGGCCACAACCGTGCGATGGTCGATTTCTGTTCGGCCGATCCGCGCCTGCTCGCAACCTGCTACGTTCCGCTCGCCGATTTCGAGATGTCGGCTCGCGCCGCAGCCGGTGCGATCGCGATGGGAGCGCGCGCGCTGCTCGTGCCGTCGCAGTGTCCGCGCACTCATTCGCCGAGCCACACCGGACTTTTTCCGGTGTGGGACCAGGCCGCCGAAGCCGGCATTCCGATTCTTTTCCACGTCGGCGGAGGCGGCGAGCTGCTGGCGCCGAAGTATTTCGACAACGGGCTCCCGCCGATTCCCGACTTCCACGGCGGCGACGAAAATTTCCGTTCCGTCGACTACATGGCCATTGCGGCGCCGCCCGCGCAGACGCTGGCGACGCTGATCTTCGACCGCGTGCTCGACCGCCATCCGCACCTGATGTGGGGCGTCATCGAGCAGGGCGCGTCCTGGGTGCCCGGCTGGATGCGCATGATGGATTCGGCCGTCGCGGCGTTCTCGAAGATGGAAGAGCGACTGCGCAGGCTCTCCGGCACCCCGAGCGAAATCGTCCGGCGCCAGGTTCGCGTCACGCCGTATCCGTCGGAAGACGTGGGCTGGATCATCGAGCAGGCAGGCGAGGAAGTGTGCCTGTTCTCCAGCGACTACCCGCACGTCGAAGGCGGGCGCAACCCGATACGCCGCTTCGAGAACACGATGCGGGGACTCGCCGCAGCGCCGGTCGAACGATTCTATCGAACGAATTTCGAGAGCCTGATGGGAAGCGCGCTGGCGCAGTGACCGTCGATGCCGGCCGCTCCGGGTGCGCGCTTGTGCGTGCGCGCCGTGCACTTGCGCGCACGCGCGGTCCTCGGCTCACGGCTCGACGACGATCTTCGCGTGCTTCTCGGGGTTTTTCAGGTCCTCGAATGCCTGCGGCACTCCCTCCAGTGCGATGCGCCCGGTGACCAGCGGCGCGACGTCGATGCGTCCTTCGGCGATGTGGCCGAGCGTGGCGGTGAACTCTTCGGGCGTGTAGGCGAGCACGAAGCGAAGCTGAAGCTCCTTGTTGATCGCGAGCACCGGCTCGATCTCGTCGCGCTCCATGCACACTCCGACGACGACGATGCGCGCCTTGCGCATCGCCTTCTCGAAGATCTGCGCGATGACGCCGGGCACGCCGACGCACTCGAAGACGACGCCGGGCCGAAGCTGGGGGCCGAGCCCGATCATCGTCATCGCGTCGTGGGGATCGACGCCGTGCGGATTGGCGAGGTCTTCCCACCGCTTCCACGGGGAATCGGCGGCGGGATCGATGACGACGTCGGCGCCCATCTTCGAAGCCAGCGCGCGGCGCGCCGGCGAAAAATCCGAAGCGATGATCGGCGATGCACCCGCGAGCTTCAGCGCCGCGATCACGGCAAGGCCGATCGGGCCGCATCCGATGACGAGCGGAACGTCGTCGGGCGTCATCACCGCCGCGGCCACGGCGTGAAGTCCCACGGCCATCGGCTCGGTCAGCGCGGCATGGTGCGGCGCCAGGCCGTTGGGCACCGGCAGCAGCAGCATCTCCTGCAGCAGCATCCGCTCGCCGAATCCGCCGGGGAAGTCGTTCGAGTAGCCGACCGTCGACAGTCCGGAGGCGCCGAGAGTGACCGGCATCGCGCAGACCGTCTGGCCTGCGGGATAAGGTTTGGAAGAGCCTGCCGCGAACTCGAGAATCTCGGCGCAGAACTCGTGACCCATCACGATGTCGCGCGCCGGATCGACGCGGAACGGGGAGCCCGAACGGCTGGCGCTCTCGACCATGCGGTCCAGGTGCGACAGCGCATGAAGGTCCGAGCCGCAGATCCCGCAGGCCAGCGTCCGCACGAGCGCAGTACCGGGGGAAGGAACCGGATCCGGAACATCGCCCAGAACCAGGCGCGAGCTGCGGCGAACGACGGCCTTCACGATGAACCGCTGGATACGCGGAGATGGGGACCGGCACCAGCCCGTTGGTGCCTGACCCCATTCCTCTGGTGCCTGACCCCATTACACCCATGACAT
This genomic interval carries:
- a CDS encoding amidohydrolase family protein → MPYAEGRTIHDADSHIVETPDWLDPFLSREVRERMPKLGLSAVRPGEHKLIEVARRNHADAAYRDLDEEQIMLRKNWSATGSFLKEDRPRALDLLGFASQLVFNTFLNKYLAALEQRDDPRLAYEVAAGHNRAMVDFCSADPRLLATCYVPLADFEMSARAAAGAIAMGARALLVPSQCPRTHSPSHTGLFPVWDQAAEAGIPILFHVGGGGELLAPKYFDNGLPPIPDFHGGDENFRSVDYMAIAAPPAQTLATLIFDRVLDRHPHLMWGVIEQGASWVPGWMRMMDSAVAAFSKMEERLRRLSGTPSEIVRRQVRVTPYPSEDVGWIIEQAGEEVCLFSSDYPHVEGGRNPIRRFENTMRGLAAAPVERFYRTNFESLMGSALAQ
- a CDS encoding acyl-CoA dehydrogenase family protein, whose protein sequence is MADTSIKTGSEEESRRVAEESREQEWAGRAFIRELYLGQFPLDIVHPFPTAGVRNAEYADWHARLETFLRDEVDAAEIDRTGEYPDHVVDGLRKLGAFGIKIPKKYGGLGFSISEYCDAMALLGSYDSNLVALLSAHQSIGVPQPLKDFGTEEQKQKYLTRCAKGAISAFALTEPNVGSDPSALATTCEKDGDFWVINGEKLWCTNGTIAELLVVMARDPKTKKISAFIVEADTPGVKVAHRCRFMGLKALANGIISFQDVRVPKENLIGGEGQGLKIALTTLNTGRLSLPAACVGSAKRCLEIVKGWSAARSQWGLPIWKHEAISNMIAEIAADTFAMESIAKITANMAERGGYDIRLEAAAAKEWNSVTNWKILDTTLQIRGGRGYENETSLRERGETGLGVERMMRDNRINLIFEGSSEVMHLFMAREAVDKHLQVAGAMIDPKATMSTKLAAIPGMAAFYAAWYPPLWLKGLQTPFLFGDWGSLAGHMRFVERSARKLARSSFHAMALYQAKMERKQAFLFRTVDVVMELFAMSVVCARARQMKESGDANAAEALRLADLFCGMSRRRVSGSFRTLWRNDDAASGAVTAQVISGGYNWLAKDGVVDLHLPDDAFEPKFFKQPA
- a CDS encoding wax ester/triacylglycerol synthase family O-acyltransferase; this encodes MQRLSGVDAAFLYMETPAQHMHGVGVTVVDPSTIPGGYDFDAMRAEFVRRLVALPGFRRRLVQFPFGLDHPAWIDARVELASHIIRATLPEPGSQQQFEEFVGHYASEPLRRDRPLWQFCLLEGLEGGRMAILAKVHHCIVDGVSGAQMLREIYDLEPVAPPRELHPEGYGEDEATPSLFQLAAASIAARVGDPARAAAVVRETLVSAAEAIVSLSADANITLPMAAPATPFSHALTPRRAVSFARASLADVKLLRTAFGATVNDVVLAACTIALRRRLDEAGVLPDRPLVASVPVSARRAGEEASSFNRVSAMFIGLPVHIEDSLGVVREIAASTAAAKKIMASMGANLLGEWVELLPPLLFAQAMQLYSALKMAERHAPVHNLVISNVPGPPFPFFAGGARVLAVYPLGPILEGAALNVTVFSYQDAIDIGVVTCPSLAQEVGSISTAFVEAIDELKRCAGA
- a CDS encoding zinc-binding dehydrogenase, translated to MKAVVRRSSRLVLGDVPDPVPSPGTALVRTLACGICGSDLHALSHLDRMVESASRSGSPFRVDPARDIVMGHEFCAEILEFAAGSSKPYPAGQTVCAMPVTLGASGLSTVGYSNDFPGGFGERMLLQEMLLLPVPNGLAPHHAALTEPMAVGLHAVAAAVMTPDDVPLVIGCGPIGLAVIAALKLAGASPIIASDFSPARRALASKMGADVVIDPAADSPWKRWEDLANPHGVDPHDAMTMIGLGPQLRPGVVFECVGVPGVIAQIFEKAMRKARIVVVGVCMERDEIEPVLAINKELQLRFVLAYTPEEFTATLGHIAEGRIDVAPLVTGRIALEGVPQAFEDLKNPEKHAKIVVEP